In the Perca flavescens isolate YP-PL-M2 chromosome 20, PFLA_1.0, whole genome shotgun sequence genome, one interval contains:
- the mrpl35 gene encoding large ribosomal subunit protein bL35m → MAAALARKVSGLLRPLSVSLCAKTPQLCKLSSLIQPPPLYSSVAAAVHAPLRAAVCPTPRYNILQRVSALIPSLNQQPSRSLTYVSLKKGKRKTVKAVTDRFMRLHCDLWIRRKAGYKKKLWKKKPARRKRLREHVFCNKTQSKLLDKMTTSFWKRRNWYVNDPYLKYHDRVNLKL, encoded by the exons ATGGCGGCCGCCCTGGCAAGGAAGGTGTCTG GGCTGCTGAGGccgctgtctgtctctctgtgtgccaAGACACCACAGCTCTGTAAGCTCTCCAGCCTCATCCAGCCTCCACCTCTCTACAGCTCTGTTGCAGCCGCTGTCCACGCTCCTTTGCGGGCTGCAGTGTGTCCGACACCCCGGTACAACATCCTACAACG GGTATCGGCACTTATTCCCAGTCTGAATCAACAACCAAGCAGAAGTCtgacatatgtcagtctgaagaagGGGAAGAGGAAGACTGTAAAAGCTGTGACAGACAGATTCATGAGGCTGCATTGTGACCTTTGGATCAGGCGCAAG GCTGGATACAAAAAGAAACTGTGGAAGAAGAAACCTGCCAGACGAAAGCGCCTGAGGGAGCATGtattctgtaataaaacacagAGCAAGCTTCTGGATAAAATGACAACCTCTTTTTGGAAAAGGAGGAACTGGTATGTTAACGATCCGTACTTGAAGTACCACGATCGGGTCAACCTTAAACTGTAA
- the cfap99 gene encoding cilia- and flagella-associated protein 99 isoform X3 → MASIHGSLAKEAIALLNKFSAGRQCLDDFMEDTSKDLQNMDTLHKKFILDVVSGCIEHKKLLDVVINVFYGQNGKCLSRDDRSQFVIICYLATFSLDDLGLQRFSNIIKSLDIKKMHMFLTFFFTNLTTWIQDEWNSIYDAAYVEKHWINPLLRWGPEMDILIDRLAVKISGGSQVKKAPIKTTEPQEFSLSKPKPRPLPMPELIPQQEKSKPVPKSTYMAPKETQMMEEIKQKNHQRTEELLYEANMKQFRCGNPQKSEHTKRVVSQIKENLDSKLKFNSFHSSELPSSYKNNSWPIKLNSAAILRQGALYDHQLEKELQRMESLVEGAREPSSFHQWQKEMREKDLQEELAKIERRRLEGRISYEEAAMARTRIMERNQKTAQLQKEETAQLMRRYAEKRLQEEKEMRDLVQQVAEGHKNSKTAKEKLQKIKQSIVKEVSEQRRELLRQALEEAQAELSRRFEIICEIRAIESLPHVRVRNFDDSETAGHELLGEMSLVELKERLALLREAQQTQQQEKREHILEEKQNKKQLLLEQLDTINLHTRALAQAAVIRKKEREARPGFRQARTRDETVLALQKKLVEKQQEHQRLKQIESRKAKHSEQAAAHTEERNTGTHDKVSRNTQ, encoded by the exons ATGGCATCAATCCATGGATCACTTGCCAAGGAGGCCATTGCGCTGCTCAATAAGTTCAGTGCTGGCAGACAGTGTTTGGATGACTTCATGGAAGACACTTCCAAGGATCTGCAG AACATGGATACTCTGCATAAGAAGTTCATACTTGATGTCGTTTCTGGATGCATAGAGCACAAAAAGTTACTGGACGTAGTTATCAATGTCTTCTATGGCCAGAATGGGAAATGCTTATCTAGAGATGACCGCAGCCAGTTTGTCA TTATCTGTTACCTTGCCACATTTTCTCTTGATGACCTTGGACTTCAGCGTTTTAGCAACATTATCAAATCTCTGGACATCAAGAAGATGCACATG TTCCTgactttcttcttcacaaaCCTCACCACGTGGATACAAGATGAGTGGAATAGTATCTATGACGCTGCCTATGTGGAGAAACACTGGATTAACCCTCTGCTAAG ATGGGGCCCTGAGATGGATATTCTCATTGACCGGCTTGCTGTCAAAATATCTGGTGGAAGTCAGGTCAAGAAAGCTCCAATAAAAACCACTGAGCCCCAGGAGTTCTCTCTCTCCAAACCTAAACCTCGACCTCTGCCTATGCCTGAGCTCATTCCACAGCAGGAAAAATCTAAACCA GTGCCAAAAAGCACATACATGGCTCCTAAAGAAACACAGATGATGGAGGAGATCAAACAAAAGAACCATCAAAGGACTGAG GAACTGCTCTATGAGGCAAATATGAAACAGTTCAGATGTGGAAATCCACAGAAGTCTGAACACACCAAG AGAGTGGTGTCTCAGATTAAGGAGAACTTGGATTCAAAACTCAAGTTCAATTCATTTCATTCCTCTGAACTTCCCTCCAGTTATAAG AATAACAGCTGGCCCATCAAGCTCAACAGTGCAGCCATCCTGAGACAGGGGGCGCTATATGACCATCAGTTGGAGAAGGAGCTGCAAAG AATGGAGAGTCTGGTGGAGGGCGCACGTGAGCCCTCGTCTTTCCACCAGTGGCAGAAGGAGATGCGTGAGAAGGACCTTCAGGAGGAGCTGGCCAAGATTGAGCGCAGGCGCCTGGAGGGACGCATCAGTTATGAAGAGGCAGCAATGGCCCGCACACGCATAATGGAACGCAACCAGAAGACTGCTCAGCTGCAGAAAGAAGAG ACAGCTCAGCTGATGCGGAGATATGCTGAGAAAAGGTTGCAGGAGGAAAAAGAAATGAGAGACTTGGTGCAACAAGTGGCAGAAGGACACAAGAACTCAAAAACAGCTAAAGAGAAGTTACAGAAAATCAAGCAAAGTATAG tGAAAGAAGTCTCAGAGCAAAGACGAGAGCTCCTTCGCCAAGCACTGGAGGAAGCACAAGCAGAGCTCAGCAGGAGATTTGAAATCATCTGTGAAATCCGCGCCATTGAATCACTTCCTCACGTTAGAGTCAGGAATTTTGACGACTCAGAG ACTGCAGGCCATGAGCTGCTGGGAGAGATGTCCCTGGTGGAGCTGAAGGAGCGGCTTGCTCTCCTGAGGGAGGCGCAGCAAACACAGCAGCAGGAGAAACGGGAGCACATCCTGGAGGAGAAGCAGAACAAGAAGCAGCTGCTGTTGGAGCAGCTGGACACCATCAACCTCCACACGAGAGCGCTGGCACAGGCTGCTGTCATAAG GAAAAAGGAGAGGGAAGCCAGGCCAGGTTTTCGGCAGGCGAGGACTCGGGATGAGACAGTTTTGGCTCTGCAGAAGAAGCTTGTAGAGAAACAACAAGAGCACCAAAGACTGAAGCAAATTGAAAGCAGGAAGGCCAAACACTCTGAAcaggcagcagcacacacagaaGAGAGAAACACAGGGACACACGACAAAGTGAGTAGGAATACTCAGTAG
- the cfap99 gene encoding cilia- and flagella-associated protein 99 isoform X1 produces the protein MASIHGSLAKEAIALLNKFSAGRQCLDDFMEDTSKDLQNMDTLHKKFILDVVSGCIEHKKLLDVVINVFYGQNGKCLSRDDRSQFVIICYLATFSLDDLGLQRFSNIIKSLDIKKMHMFLTFFFTNLTTWIQDEWNSIYDAAYVEKHWINPLLRWGPEMDILIDRLAVKISGGSQVKKAPIKTTEPQEFSLSKPKPRPLPMPELIPQQEKSKPVPKSTYMAPKETQMMEEIKQKNHQRTEELLYEANMKQFRCGNPQKSEHTKRVVSQIKENLDSKLKFNSFHSSELPSSYKNNSWPIKLNSAAILRQGALYDHQLEKELQRMESLVEGAREPSSFHQWQKEMREKDLQEELAKIERRRLEGRISYEEAAMARTRIMERNQKTAQLQKEETAQLMRRYAEKRLQEEKEMRDLVQQVAEGHKNSKTAKEKLQKIKQSIVKEVSEQRRELLRQALEEAQAELSRRFEIICEIRAIESLPHVRVRNFDDSETAGHELLGEMSLVELKERLALLREAQQTQQQEKREHILEEKQNKKQLLLEQLDTINLHTRALAQAAVIRKKEREARPGFRQARTRDETVLALQKKLVEKQQEHQRLKQIESRKAKHSEQAAAHTEERNTGTHDKLDSEKLGGIGAELRASHPEGRSLCCFSDRNTQDINMLHRPVNV, from the exons ATGGCATCAATCCATGGATCACTTGCCAAGGAGGCCATTGCGCTGCTCAATAAGTTCAGTGCTGGCAGACAGTGTTTGGATGACTTCATGGAAGACACTTCCAAGGATCTGCAG AACATGGATACTCTGCATAAGAAGTTCATACTTGATGTCGTTTCTGGATGCATAGAGCACAAAAAGTTACTGGACGTAGTTATCAATGTCTTCTATGGCCAGAATGGGAAATGCTTATCTAGAGATGACCGCAGCCAGTTTGTCA TTATCTGTTACCTTGCCACATTTTCTCTTGATGACCTTGGACTTCAGCGTTTTAGCAACATTATCAAATCTCTGGACATCAAGAAGATGCACATG TTCCTgactttcttcttcacaaaCCTCACCACGTGGATACAAGATGAGTGGAATAGTATCTATGACGCTGCCTATGTGGAGAAACACTGGATTAACCCTCTGCTAAG ATGGGGCCCTGAGATGGATATTCTCATTGACCGGCTTGCTGTCAAAATATCTGGTGGAAGTCAGGTCAAGAAAGCTCCAATAAAAACCACTGAGCCCCAGGAGTTCTCTCTCTCCAAACCTAAACCTCGACCTCTGCCTATGCCTGAGCTCATTCCACAGCAGGAAAAATCTAAACCA GTGCCAAAAAGCACATACATGGCTCCTAAAGAAACACAGATGATGGAGGAGATCAAACAAAAGAACCATCAAAGGACTGAG GAACTGCTCTATGAGGCAAATATGAAACAGTTCAGATGTGGAAATCCACAGAAGTCTGAACACACCAAG AGAGTGGTGTCTCAGATTAAGGAGAACTTGGATTCAAAACTCAAGTTCAATTCATTTCATTCCTCTGAACTTCCCTCCAGTTATAAG AATAACAGCTGGCCCATCAAGCTCAACAGTGCAGCCATCCTGAGACAGGGGGCGCTATATGACCATCAGTTGGAGAAGGAGCTGCAAAG AATGGAGAGTCTGGTGGAGGGCGCACGTGAGCCCTCGTCTTTCCACCAGTGGCAGAAGGAGATGCGTGAGAAGGACCTTCAGGAGGAGCTGGCCAAGATTGAGCGCAGGCGCCTGGAGGGACGCATCAGTTATGAAGAGGCAGCAATGGCCCGCACACGCATAATGGAACGCAACCAGAAGACTGCTCAGCTGCAGAAAGAAGAG ACAGCTCAGCTGATGCGGAGATATGCTGAGAAAAGGTTGCAGGAGGAAAAAGAAATGAGAGACTTGGTGCAACAAGTGGCAGAAGGACACAAGAACTCAAAAACAGCTAAAGAGAAGTTACAGAAAATCAAGCAAAGTATAG tGAAAGAAGTCTCAGAGCAAAGACGAGAGCTCCTTCGCCAAGCACTGGAGGAAGCACAAGCAGAGCTCAGCAGGAGATTTGAAATCATCTGTGAAATCCGCGCCATTGAATCACTTCCTCACGTTAGAGTCAGGAATTTTGACGACTCAGAG ACTGCAGGCCATGAGCTGCTGGGAGAGATGTCCCTGGTGGAGCTGAAGGAGCGGCTTGCTCTCCTGAGGGAGGCGCAGCAAACACAGCAGCAGGAGAAACGGGAGCACATCCTGGAGGAGAAGCAGAACAAGAAGCAGCTGCTGTTGGAGCAGCTGGACACCATCAACCTCCACACGAGAGCGCTGGCACAGGCTGCTGTCATAAG GAAAAAGGAGAGGGAAGCCAGGCCAGGTTTTCGGCAGGCGAGGACTCGGGATGAGACAGTTTTGGCTCTGCAGAAGAAGCTTGTAGAGAAACAACAAGAGCACCAAAGACTGAAGCAAATTGAAAGCAGGAAGGCCAAACACTCTGAAcaggcagcagcacacacagaaGAGAGAAACACAGGGACACACGACAAA CTTGACAGTGAAAAGCTGGGAGGAATTGGAGCTGAGCTTAGAGCGTCACATCCAGAAGGACGCTCCTTATGTTGTTTCTCAGACAGAAACACTCAAGACATAAATATGCTCCACAGGCCTGTGAATGTTTAA
- the si:dkey-21a6.5 gene encoding laminin subunit gamma-1: MDCRGVLPAICAAYFIGMVVSQTTLSPAVMNTTVMENVTSLTITPVILSSTTPGCFAFNTSTCEPCAPGSQYDNNTLLCACCSDPGLCLFPGACLPCSRGFYQPLAGQQQCLPCNQGFYTNFTGSPLCQPCAPGSFNNNTGGDSCTSCSPGFFSSQQSSTSCAPCALGRFCNSSGCSQCQMCPAGKEALQTASKDCTPCRPGMHKAPHQTMCQICGSGFFQIHWGQESCDVCPENHYCPSPDVNPIQCPSDAFCPEGSLSPGYCMETFFRKEGDTCELAPVTIALLVIGGGVTLLFIILMVLRRRRDTDGELTVARAPLLRKERPQGRYYGMPCDAEPVYAGW; encoded by the exons ATGGACTGCCGGGGAGTTCTGCCTGCGATATGCGCCGCTTATTTCATAG GCATGGTGGTGAGCCAGACAACACTTTCTCCCGCTGTGATGAACACCACTGTCATGGAGAATGTGACCAGTCTGACTATAACTCCCGTGATTCTGAGCAGCACTACCCCAGGCTGCTTTGCATTCAATACTTCTACTTGTGAGCCCTGTGCTCCAGGATCGCAGTACGACAACA ACACCCTGCTGTGTGCGTGCTGCTCTGACCCTGGGCTCTGTCTATTTCCTGGAGCATGTCTGCCATGCTCCAGAGGATTCTATCAGCCGTTAGCAGGACAGCAGCAGTGTCTGCCCTGCAACCAGGGCTTCTATACAAA TTTCACTGGAAGTCCATTATGTCAACCCTGCGCTCCTGGATCCTTCAACAATAACACTGGAGGAGACAGTTGCACAAGTTGTTCACCAG GGTTTTTTTCATCGCAGCAGAGCTCCACTTCATGTGCACCGTGTGCACTGGGACGTTTTTGCAA CTCCTCTGGTTGTAGCCAGTGCCAGATGTGTCCTGCAGGAAAAGAAGCTCTTCAGACTGCCTCTAAAGACTGCACACCGTGTCGACCAG GCATGCACAAGGCTCCCCATCAGACTATGTGTCAAATCTGCGGCAGTGGCTTCTTCCAGATCCACTGGGGCCAGGAGAGCTGTGATGTATGCCCAGAGAATCACTACTGCCCT AGTCCAGATGTGAACCCCATTCAGTGTCCCAGCGATGCGTTTTGTCCAGAGGGCAGCTTGTCTCCAGGCTACTGCATGGAGACTTTCTTCCGCAAAGAAGGAGACACTTGTGAATTGGCTCCCGTCACTATTGCTCTTTTGGTTATTGGAGGAGGGG TGACCCTACTCTTCATCATTTTAATGGTCTTACGTCGACGGAGAGACACTGATGGAGAGCTAACTGTAGCCCGAGCTCCATTGTTGCGCAAAGAGCGACCTCAAGGTCGATACTATGGGATGCCCTGTGATGCCGAACCTGTATATGCTGGTTGGTGA
- the cfap99 gene encoding cilia- and flagella-associated protein 99 isoform X2 encodes MASIHGSLAKEAIALLNKFSAGRQCLDDFMEDTSKDLQNMDTLHKKFILDVVSGCIEHKKLLDVVINVFYGQNGKCLSRDDRSQFVIICYLATFSLDDLGLQRFSNIIKSLDIKKMHMFLTFFFTNLTTWIQDEWNSIYDAAYVEKHWINPLLRWGPEMDILIDRLAVKISGGSQVKKAPIKTTEPQEFSLSKPKPRPLPMPELIPQQEKSKPVPKSTYMAPKETQMMEEIKQKNHQRTEELLYEANMKQFRCGNPQKSEHTKRVVSQIKENLDSKLKFNSFHSSELPSSYKNNSWPIKLNSAAILRQGALYDHQLEKELQRMESLVEGAREPSSFHQWQKEMREKDLQEELAKIERRRLEGRISYEEAAMARTRIMERNQKTAQLQKEETAQLMRRYAEKRLQEEKEMRDLVQQVAEGHKNSKTAKEKLQKIKQSIVKEVSEQRRELLRQALEEAQAELSRRFEIICEIRAIESLPHVRVRNFDDSETAGHELLGEMSLVELKERLALLREAQQTQQQEKREHILEEKQNKKQLLLEQLDTINLHTRALAQAAVIRKKEREARPGFRQARTRDETVLALQKKLVEKQQEHQRLKQIESRKAKHSEQAAAHTEERNTGTHDKKSLTVKSWEELELSLERHIQKDAPYVVSQTETLKT; translated from the exons ATGGCATCAATCCATGGATCACTTGCCAAGGAGGCCATTGCGCTGCTCAATAAGTTCAGTGCTGGCAGACAGTGTTTGGATGACTTCATGGAAGACACTTCCAAGGATCTGCAG AACATGGATACTCTGCATAAGAAGTTCATACTTGATGTCGTTTCTGGATGCATAGAGCACAAAAAGTTACTGGACGTAGTTATCAATGTCTTCTATGGCCAGAATGGGAAATGCTTATCTAGAGATGACCGCAGCCAGTTTGTCA TTATCTGTTACCTTGCCACATTTTCTCTTGATGACCTTGGACTTCAGCGTTTTAGCAACATTATCAAATCTCTGGACATCAAGAAGATGCACATG TTCCTgactttcttcttcacaaaCCTCACCACGTGGATACAAGATGAGTGGAATAGTATCTATGACGCTGCCTATGTGGAGAAACACTGGATTAACCCTCTGCTAAG ATGGGGCCCTGAGATGGATATTCTCATTGACCGGCTTGCTGTCAAAATATCTGGTGGAAGTCAGGTCAAGAAAGCTCCAATAAAAACCACTGAGCCCCAGGAGTTCTCTCTCTCCAAACCTAAACCTCGACCTCTGCCTATGCCTGAGCTCATTCCACAGCAGGAAAAATCTAAACCA GTGCCAAAAAGCACATACATGGCTCCTAAAGAAACACAGATGATGGAGGAGATCAAACAAAAGAACCATCAAAGGACTGAG GAACTGCTCTATGAGGCAAATATGAAACAGTTCAGATGTGGAAATCCACAGAAGTCTGAACACACCAAG AGAGTGGTGTCTCAGATTAAGGAGAACTTGGATTCAAAACTCAAGTTCAATTCATTTCATTCCTCTGAACTTCCCTCCAGTTATAAG AATAACAGCTGGCCCATCAAGCTCAACAGTGCAGCCATCCTGAGACAGGGGGCGCTATATGACCATCAGTTGGAGAAGGAGCTGCAAAG AATGGAGAGTCTGGTGGAGGGCGCACGTGAGCCCTCGTCTTTCCACCAGTGGCAGAAGGAGATGCGTGAGAAGGACCTTCAGGAGGAGCTGGCCAAGATTGAGCGCAGGCGCCTGGAGGGACGCATCAGTTATGAAGAGGCAGCAATGGCCCGCACACGCATAATGGAACGCAACCAGAAGACTGCTCAGCTGCAGAAAGAAGAG ACAGCTCAGCTGATGCGGAGATATGCTGAGAAAAGGTTGCAGGAGGAAAAAGAAATGAGAGACTTGGTGCAACAAGTGGCAGAAGGACACAAGAACTCAAAAACAGCTAAAGAGAAGTTACAGAAAATCAAGCAAAGTATAG tGAAAGAAGTCTCAGAGCAAAGACGAGAGCTCCTTCGCCAAGCACTGGAGGAAGCACAAGCAGAGCTCAGCAGGAGATTTGAAATCATCTGTGAAATCCGCGCCATTGAATCACTTCCTCACGTTAGAGTCAGGAATTTTGACGACTCAGAG ACTGCAGGCCATGAGCTGCTGGGAGAGATGTCCCTGGTGGAGCTGAAGGAGCGGCTTGCTCTCCTGAGGGAGGCGCAGCAAACACAGCAGCAGGAGAAACGGGAGCACATCCTGGAGGAGAAGCAGAACAAGAAGCAGCTGCTGTTGGAGCAGCTGGACACCATCAACCTCCACACGAGAGCGCTGGCACAGGCTGCTGTCATAAG GAAAAAGGAGAGGGAAGCCAGGCCAGGTTTTCGGCAGGCGAGGACTCGGGATGAGACAGTTTTGGCTCTGCAGAAGAAGCTTGTAGAGAAACAACAAGAGCACCAAAGACTGAAGCAAATTGAAAGCAGGAAGGCCAAACACTCTGAAcaggcagcagcacacacagaaGAGAGAAACACAGGGACACACGACAAA AAAAGCTTGACAGTGAAAAGCTGGGAGGAATTGGAGCTGAGCTTAGAGCGTCACATCCAGAAGGACGCTCCTTATGTTGTTTCTCAGACAGAAACACTCAAGACATAA